GCTGGGCGGCAAGCACTATTACCGCAAGGTGCGCGACCGCTCGTCGTACGCGTTTGCCCTGATTTCGGTGGCGGCCGTGGTGCTGCCGGACGGTACCGGCCGCGTAGCTTTGGGCGGCGTCGCCCACAAGCCGTGGCGTTTGCCAGCGGCGGATGCCAGCGTGGCGCAAGGCGGCAAGGCCGTGGCCGACCAGTTGCTGGCCGGCGCCCGCACCACCGAAGACAACGCCTTCAAGATCACCCTGGTCCAGCGCACGATCTCCGCCGTGCTGGCGGAAGCGAAGAAAGCCTAAGCCATGAAATTTACCACTCCCGCCACCATCAATCCGATCGACCAGCTGAAGGTCGTCGGCAAGCCGCTCGACCGCATCGACGGCCCCATGAAAACCACCGGCACCGCGCCGTATGCCTACGAGCAGCACGCGGTGGCGCCGAATGCCGCCTACGGTTACGTGGTCGGTTCGTCTATCGCCAAGGGCAAGATCACCGCGATCGACCTGGCTGCCGCCCGCAAATCGCCGGGCGTGCTGGCCATCGTCACCTACGAAAATGCCGGTAAACTCGGCAAGGGCAAGATGAACACCGCCCACCTGCTGGCCGGTCCCGACGTCGAACACTATCACCAGGCCGTTGCCGTGGTCGTGGCCGACACCTGGGAACAGGCGCGCGCCGCCGCCCAGCTGGTGCAAGTCAAATACGCCGAAAGCGCAGGCGCGTACGACCTCGCCAAGGTGAAAGACACCGCCAAGCCGCACAAGGACAAGGAAAACGCCGACACCAAGGTCGGCGACTTCGACGGCGCCTTCAAAGCGGCACCGGTGAAAATCGACCTCACCTACACCACGCCCGACCAGTCGCACGCGATGATGGAGCCGCACGCGTCGATCGCCAAGTGGGACGGCGACAAGGTCACCATCTGGACCTCGAACCAGATGATTGCCTGGGGCCAGGGCGATGTCGCCAAGACCCTCGGCCTGTCCAAGGACCAAGTGCGGCTGGTATCGCCGTACATCGGCGGCGGCTTCGGCGGCAAGCTTTTCGTGCGCTGCGAGGCCGTGCTGGCCGCGCTGGGCGCCAAGGCAGCGGGCCGTCCGGTCAAGCTGACCCTGCCACGACCGTTCATGTTCAACAACACCACGCACCGGCCGGCCACCATCCAGCGCCTGCGCATCGGCGCCAGCCGCGAGGGCAAGATCACTGCCATCGGCCACGAAAGCTGGTCCGGCGACCTGCCCGAAGGGCAACCGGAAACCGCCACCGCCCAGACCAAGCTGCTGTATGCCGGCGCCAACCGCATGACCAAAATGCGCCTGGCCGTATTGAATCTCCCTGAAGGCAACGCCATGCGCGCCCCGGGCGAAGCGCCGGGCCTGATGGCGCTCGAAGTGGCGATCGACGAGCTGGCCGAAAAGCTGAAAATGGATCCGGTGCGTTTCCGCATCATCAACGACATCACCCACGATCCGGCCAAGCGCGAGCGCAAATTCTCGCAACGCCGTTTCGTCGAGTGCATGCGCGTGGGTTCCGAGCGCTTCGGCTGGGACAAGCGCAACGCCCTGCCGGGCCAAGTACGCGATGGCCGCTGGCTGATCGGCTACGGTGTCGCATCCGCCTTCCGCAACAATATCGTCATGAAGTCGGGCGCGCGCGTCAAACTCGACAGCAAGGGCATCGTCACGGTCGAAACCGACATGACCGACATCGGCACCGGCAGCTACACCATCATCGCCCAGACTGCCGCTGAAATGATGGGTGTCACCATCGACAAGGTCGTGGTCAAGCTTGGCGACTCCGACTTCCCGGTCTCGGCCGGTTCGGGCGGGCAGTGGGGCGGCAACAGCTCCACCGCCGGCGTGTACGCCGCGTGCGTCAAGCTGCGCGAGGCCGTGGCGCAAAAACTGGGCCTGCCAGCCGACGCGGAATTTGCCGATGGTTCGGTGCGCGGCGGCGGCAAGACGGCCACCCTGGCCAAGGCCGCCGAAGGCGGCGACATCATGGCGGAAGACAGCATCGAATTCGGCGACCTGGACAAGAAATTCCAGCAATCGACGTTTGGTGCACACTTCGTCGAAGTGGGCGTCGATGCCGACACCGGCGAAACCCGCATCCGCCGCATGCTGGCCGTGTGTGCGGCCGGCCGCATCCTCAACCCCAAGTCGGCCCGCAGCCAGGTCATCGGCGCCATGACCATGGGCGCGGGTGCTGCCCTGATGGAAGACCTGGTGGTGGACCATCGCCGTGGCTTTTTTGTGAACCACGACCTGGCCGGTTACGAAGTGCCTGTCCATGCCGACATTCCCCACCAGGACGTGATCTTCCTCGACGAAACCGACCCGATGTCGTCGCCAATGAAGGCCAAGGGTGTCGGCGAGCTCGGTATTTGCGGGGTAGGGGCGGCAATTGCCAACGCCATCTACAACGCTACCGGCGTGCGCGTGCGCGAATACCCGATCACGCTCGACAAGCTGATCGACAAGCTGCCGCAGCAGGCGTGACAGCGACCGCTAGCCGCCGATCCGTCATTCCCGCGTTCGCGGGAATGACAAATTTCAGCGCAACGACTGCGATGACTATTGCGCGTTTGGTCACCCGCCTGAGAATTTGGCAGGGCCGGACAGCAGGGCACGGCTGCCGCGCTACCATCGCGGTAACGCCCATACCAAGATAACCCATGCTCCCAACGTCACCATCGCGCCGCAAGGCCGTTCTCGCCGGCCTCGGCCTGCCCCTGTTCGCCGGCTGCGCCAGCATCGCCGCTGGCGGCCACCCGCAACAACGGATCACGATCAAAGCCCCGTTCGCCATGCCCGTCATCGCGGTTCCCGACTTCGCCGCCAGCAAGCGTTTTCCGATCACCGATTTCGGCGCCGACCCGGCCAGCCAAAGCGCCACCTCGAGCGCGATCACGCGCGCCATTGCCGCCGCCCATGCCAGCGGCTCCGGCGTGGTCGTGGTGCCGCCCGGCGTATGGCCCACCGCCAAGATTCACCTCAAGAGCAACGTCAACCTGCACGTGGAGAAGGGCGCGACCCTGCTGTTTTCCGAGCGTCCAGAAGACTACCTGCCGGCAGTACTCAGCAGCTGGGAGGGGCTGGAATGCTATAACTACTCGCCGCTGGTGTATGCGTTCGAGTGCGAAAACGTCGCCATTACCGGCCAGGGCAAGCTGCAAGCCAAGCTCGACATCTGGCGCGTATGGTATGCACGGCCCAAGCCGCACATGGATGCGCTGGTGGCCCTGTACCACCAGGCAGCCAAGGGCGTACCCGTGAGCGAACGGCAAATGACCGGCGGCGCGGCCAACCTGCGCCCGCAATTCGTCCAGTTCAACCGCTGCCGCCATGTGCTGATCGAAGACATCAGCATCGAGGACAGCCCGTTCTGGGTGGTGCACCCGCTGCTGTGCAAGGACGTGGTGATCCGCCGGGTGAATATCCGCGCGCACGGCCACAACAACGATGGTGTCGATCCCGAGATGACCCAGAGCGTGCTGATCGAAGACTGCGTGTTCGACCAGGGCGACGACGCGATCTCCGTCAAGTCCGGGCGCGACCAGGATGCGTGGCGCCTTGGCGTACCTTCGCGCAACATCGTCATGCGCAACTGCCGTATCAAGAACGGCCACCAGCTGATCGCCATCGGCAGCGAACTGTCGGCCGGCATCGAGAACGTGTACGTCGATAACTGCCACTTCGACCATGCCGATTCGCGCGTGGCCAGCACCATCAACAACCTGCTGTTCGTCAAGACCAACGAGCGGCGTGGCGGCTACGTGCGCAATATTTACGTCAACAACGTTAGCGCCACCCGCATCGCCGGCGGCGTCCTCAGCGTGGAAACCGATGTGCTGTACCAGTGGCGCAACCTGGTGCCCACCTACGAACGGCGCCTGACGCCGATCGAGGGCCTGCATGTCAGTAACGTCACGGTGGGGGAGGCCAGGTTCGTTTGCCACATCAAGGCCGAGCGCGAGATGCCCGTCAAAAATGTCACTTTAAGCAAGATTCAAGTCAAAAAGGTGGGGGATACCCACATCTTGACCGAAAATGTCCACGGTTTCATAAACCAGGGATAAGTAGTCTTACCGAGATAATCGATTACAATGGCCTCCTCTTAACTCTGGAAGGCAAGGCATGGAATGGCTATTCGACCCAAACATTTGGGTCGGCTTGTTCGCACTTATCGTACTCGAAATCGTCCTCGGTATCGATAACCTGATATTCATAGCAATTCTCGCGGACAAACTCGCGCCCGAGCAGCGCGACAAGGCAAGGCTGATCGGTTTGAGCCTGGCCATGATCATGCGCCTCGGCTTGCTGTCTGTCATGTCCTGGCTGGTCACCCTGACCGAGCCGCTATTCCACATCGCCTCGCAACCGTTCTCCGGCCGTGACCTGATCCTGCTGTTGGGCGGCCTGTTCCTGCTGTTCAAGGCTACTACCGAACTGCACGAGCGGGTCGAGGGCAAGGTCCACGTCCACACCGGCAACCGCGAATATGCGAGCTTCGGCGCGGTCGTGGCGCAGATCGTCGTGCTCGACGCCGTGTTCTCGCTCGACGCCGTGATCACGGCCGTTGGCATGGTCGAGCAACTGGGCGTAATGATGGCCGCCGTGGTGATTTCGATGGCCGTGATGGTGCTGGCGTCGAAGCCGCTGACGCGCTTCGTCAATGCGCACCCGACCGTGGTGGTGTTGTGCCTGAGCTTCCTGCTGATGGTGGGCTTGAGCCTGATCGCCGAAGGCCTGGGTTTCCACATCCCCAAAGGTTATCTGTACGCAGCGATTGGTTTCTCGGTCGTGATCGAGTTTCTCAACCAGCTGGCGCGCCGTAACTTCCTGCGCAAGGATGAACACATGCCGCTGCGCGACCGTACCGCCGACACCGTGCTGCGCTTGCTGGGGAGCAAGAAGCGCGCAACGGCCGGCGAAGAGCCGGAACAGACCAGCGACACCGTCGAACTGCCCGCGTTCGAGGAGCAGGAACGCAATATGGTCAGCGGCGTGCTGAGCCTGTCGCAACGTTCGATCCGTTCGGTGATGACCAACCGATCCGACATTTCGTGGATCGACCTGGACCAGGACAGCGCCACCATCCAGGGCCAGTTGCTGGAAACGCCGCACAGCTTCTTCCCGGTCAGCCGGGGCCAGCTCGACAACGTGGTAGGCATCGTGCGCGCCAAGGACCTGGTGGCCTGCCTGGCCGCCGGCCAGGAAATCACCGATGAATACGTGCGCGCACCGATCATCATGCCCGAAGCCGGCGGCGTGCTGAAAGTGATGGAAACCCTCAAGCGTTCGCGCCAACTGGTGCTGATCGCCGACGAGTACGGCACCATCGTGGGCCTGGTCACGCCGATCGACATCCTGGAAGCGATCGCCGGCGAGTTCCCGGACGAGGACGAGCAGCCGGAAGTGCAAGTGGAAGGCCCGGGCCGCTGGCGCGTGGCCGGCAGCGCCGACCTGCACCACCTGCAGCAAGTACTGGAGACCGATGCGCTGGTCAGCGAGACCGACGACTACGCGTCCCTGGGTGGCTTCATGCTGGAACAATTCGGCGCCTTGCCGGAGCTGGGCCAGGCCATCGAGGTCGATGGCTTGCGCTTCGAGGTGGCGGAGCTACTGGAGCGCAGGATTGCCACGGTGCTGATCAGCCGGGTCGAGCCGCAGGGCGATAACGTGTAAAAAAAATCCCCGCAGCTGCGGGGATCGCATACTTCTTACTTCGCCGGGGCGTTCGACCCCGGCATTATTTCCAGCTTCACTCCACCGCGTACCGTCCGCAAATTCACCAGTTTCACAGGCTCCAGTGCGTTGGCCGCTTTGCCGTCAGTGGTGACCGCCAGCGCGATGGTGTTCTGACCGTTGGGATTCAGAATGCCCGGCGGCAGCACGAACACCCGTTGCGGGCCGATGTGGGCGATGAATTGGCCCATATTCCAGCCATTCACAAAGATCAGCACGCGATTCTCGCGTTCCGAACGCGGCGTGGTCGTGTCGCCGAATGCCAGTCCCAGTTGCACATCGTGGTCTTTCGGCAGGTCGAGGTCGAACGACGTGCGCAACCAGTAGGTGCCGGCTGCCGGTGGTGCAGCGGTGGGCTTGGCGGCGGCCCAGCCGATTTTGCTGTCCTGCTGCTCCCACAGCGGGCGATACCAGCCTGCGCGCTCGCCGTACAGGCCGCCGTTGTTCATCGGACCGCGCACCACGTCGGCAATCTGCTCGCCGCCGAGGTTGCCCTGGATGCGCCAGGTAATCGGCACGCCGAAACGCTGGCCGCCACGCTTGGTCAGCGACGCGGCGATCAGGCCGCGTGCTTCGCGGTGGTAATCGTCGGCCATCAGGTTCCAGTTGTGCGAATTGTTACGCACCATGACTGCGATGACGTGTTCGCCCTTCGTCAATTTATCGCCGAGCGACAGCTTGACGCTGTCGGTGGTCTCGGGGAACGAGCGGCCCACGTCCATCTCGTCCTGGCCGATGAACTTGCCATCGACCCACACCTGCACCATGCCCGCTCCGCCGGCGCCGTAGAACAGTTCCAGCTGGTTGGTTTTCGGGTCAACAATGTTGACGCGGCCGCGATACCAGACGTCGCCGTGGTGGAAGCCGTAGTCGCTCATCGCCAGCGTCGGCTGGCCACGCTCTGGCATGGTCCAGGTTTGCGCTGCCGAGGCGCGATTATCGACATGGGTCCACTTGCTGTCGTCGAAGCCGGGCTGGGCTTCCAGGCTGTCCATGCGGCGCGACCAGGGCAGGGTGGCCAGGTCGGGCAGCTTGACGGCGGCGGGACCGGCCAGGGTACCTGCCTTGATGCTGCCGTCCGGCTGCGGCGCCAGCGCCAGGTTGTCGCCATTGAAGCTGGCCGAGGTAAAGGCGGGGCCCCACACGGTCAGCTCGCTGGCGGCGGCGGTGTCGCCGGTCAGCGCCAGTTTGCCGTCGGCCAGGGTGGCGGTGCGCACCATGGCTGGCGTCAGCTGCAATACCGTGCCGGCAGGGGTGTTCTGGCTCCAGAACTGCAGGCTGTGCTTGTTATCGGCCAACAGCAGCAACAGCGGCGCCCGGCCACCGCCGGTGATGCGCACGCGCGCCAGGCCGTCGTGGGTATAGGTCAGCTTGAGGTCGCCCGTAGCGGCATCGAAACGCGCTGTCACCTGTCCGGCCAGCACTTCCACCTTCGGTTCGCCCTGGAAGCGCAGCACGGTTTCGCCGGCTTCGCCATCGCGGCCGTGCAGCAGCGCGATGTCGCGCTCGCCGTTGGCAAAGTGGGTCTGGATTTCGGAGGTCGAATACACCAGGTGCTGGCGTCCGAGCTTGTAGTTCGCCAGCAGCATCTTGGCATCCTGGCCGTTCAGGCGCAGCGGCACCTGGTACTTGCCGTCGGCGGTGGCCAGGTCGAACGTAAAGCTGTCGTCGGTGGTCAGGTCGGACGGGCTGTGCACGGCAAACAGCACGTGGGTGCCCAGGTCCGGGTTGATATTGTGATAGACCTTGGCTTTCGGCGACGAGGTGGCGATCTCCGGCCCCTTGTCCATCTTGACCAATGCCTGTTCGGCTGCCTGCACGAACATGCCTTGCTGCTTGAGCGACAGCGCCTTGGCACGCAAGCCGCGGTCTTCCGAGATCGGCGCGCCGTAATCGTACGACGTGTACACCACCGGACCGGCCAGCCAGCCCCACGACGTGCCGCCAAAAGTCATGTACACATTGTGGATGGTAATGCGGTTGATCAGGTTAGTGCCATAGAACACGCGCTGGTAGCCGGTGCCCTGGCGTTCAGCCGTGCAATTATAGGTGCCGTTTGAACCCCAGTAATCGAACCAGCCGCCGCCGAGTTCGGCCGCAAAGCCGGGCGTCTTCGGCGACGACAGCGAGCCGATCTTGGGCGAATTCTTGCCATAGATGCCCCAGTCGGGCGCCTTGTTGGGGCCGGCCGGGCTGGCAAACACGTTGCAGGTTCCGCCCGGGTAGCCGTCGAACGCGTACATGTCGGTGGGGCCGGGATTGGCCCATGGCGCGGTGGAGTTCTTTGGCGTCCAGTCCGGCAGGCGGCCGGCCGAGTTGTGGAAGAACGGCACGCTCAGGCCATCGGCGCGGGCTTTTTTGGCCAGGTGTTCCATCTGGCGTACGTGCTTCGGCTCGACCTTGCCCAGTTCGTTTTCGAGCTGGTAGGCGATCACGTTGCCGCCGCCGGTGGTGGCCTGGTGGCGGGCGATGATGGCGTTAATCTGCGTCATCCATTCATCGACGGCCGCCAGATACACAGGGTCGTCGGTGCGCGCTTCGGCGCGGTTGCGGAACATCCAGCCCGGGTAGCCGCCGCCGGTCAGTTCCGCATTCACGTACGGACCGGTGCGGGCGATCACGTACATGCCTTCTTCTTCGGCGATCTCGAGCGCGCGCTCGACATTGCGGACATTGGAAAAATCGTACACGCCGGGCGCCGACGAGTGATAGCCCCAGTCGAAATAAAAGGCCACGCCATTGAAGCCCAGCGCCTTCATCTTCTGGATCACGTCGCGCCACAGCGACGGGTTGGGCAGGCGGAACGGGTGGATTTCACCGGACCACACCACGATGCGCTTGCCATCGACCAGCATCGAATGCTCGTCCCAGCTGATTTTTTTCGGTTGGCCTTTCGTCTTGGTGGCGGCAGCGAACTGCTTGCCGTCTTCCGCCAGCACGGCAGTCTTGCCCAGCAGGCCGGACACGCCGCCCAGTTCCTGCTGCCTGGTCCAGGTGCGCAGGCCGTCACTGCTGTCGGCGTACCACAGCTTGCCCAGCACGGCGTCGGTAAAGTATGCGCGCCAGTGGCCGTTGGCCAGCTTGACCAGCGACTGGCCGCCTGCCGTGCGGCCCCAGCTCTCGCGGCCGCCGCGGGGGGCAACCGTCCATTGCCCGGCCAGCGTGGTGGAAGTGGCCAGCTCCAGCAACCCGGTTTGATCATCGCGCACCAGCGCGGCATAGCCGTCATCGGTCGCCACCACCACGGCATCGCTGGCGGCGGGCAGGCCGGCGAGCGTGACAGGCGCCGACCATTGCGACAGGTCGGCATTGGCCGTCAGCAGTTGCACAGTGCCGGTGCTGGAAGCGACCACGAGCTTGAGCGCGCCATCCTTGTCGCGCAGCCAGCGCGGGGTGCCGGCGATGCCGGGCAAGTCGCGCACGAACTGCCAGCGCTTCAAATCCCGCGAGCGCGTGAGGGCCAGCGCGCTGCCGGTGGCGTACACCACGTAATAATAGCCGTCGCTGTGCCGCACGATGGCCGGATCGCGCAGGGTGGCATTGCTGCTCTGCTGGTCGGGCTGGAACGCTTCCGAGGCCAGCGATGTGAAGGTCACGCCGTCGGTGGACGAAAACACGCTCAGCGCATTATTCGACGCCAGGTTGACACTGGTCAGCACGAACGCCTGGGCGTTGGCGGCCGCATTGTTGGCGCTGGCGGCAGAGGTGGCAGCATTGGCGGGGCGGTTGGCATCGGAAGCCTGGGGAATACCGAGTTCCTGCGCCATGCAGCTGAGCGCAAGCGACATGCCGCCAAGGGCGGTCAGGCCGGTATGGAGCAACTTGAGGCGGGGGCGGGAAGCGGGGGCGCGACGTCCGGAAAAGCGTGGTGGAATAGTGAGCATGGACCCTGTATCTGATGGTTAAAGATTCCGAGCGCTCATGATAAATGGTTACAGAGGACGAAAAATCTGTCATCCGATCAATTCCTTGAGAGATTCGCCCCGTTTTGAGCGCAAGTCACTATCAAAGAGATAGCCGAAAATCCACGAAAAACGTATTTCCTTCGACCCCGAAAACGCCCGCCGTTGCCAAAAAACCCGCATGGAAACGCGCTTGGTTAATCGTTTTCCAATTTAGTGATGCATTTCCACAACATCGATGCAAAGACTAATGACCGATTGGGCAACTACGTGCATACTAAAAAAACTGGTCCGACCAATTCTAAGATTGGTTTACCAGAAGATTAAACCGATCCAACCAATTTATAAAATCCAGGACGGAGGAGACACATGCATCAATCCACCCCACCACTGCGTCGGGCGACGATGGCAGTTTGCATTTCTGTAGCACTGCTTCAAATGAGCGGCCAGGCCTATGCCCAGACCGCACCGGCCGAAGCCCCTGCACAGGAAGTTCAGGCAGTCGTCGTTACCGGTTCGCTGATCCGCCGTGTTGCGGATGAAGGCGCCACCCCGCTGACCACCATCAAGTCGGCCGAGATGGAAGCGCGCGGCCACACCGAACTGAAAGACCTGGTCCTCGAACAGCCGCAGTCGCTGTCGCTGGGCACCAATACCGGCGCCGCCGGTCCGGTGACCAATTTGCGCGGCCTGGGCCCGATGCGTACCCTGACCCTGCTCAACGGCCGCCGCCTGGCCAACGAGCCGCTGCAGGACCAGTACGTGTCGGTCAACGTGATCCCGCGTATGGCGCTCGACCGCGTGGAAACCCTGTCCGGCGGCGCCGCATCGATCTACGGCGCCGACGCCATCGGCGGCGTGCAGAACTTCTGGACCAAGCGCGGTTACAAGGGCCTGACCCTGAAAGGCGAATTCGCCGCACCGCAAATGCACGGCGGCGGCACCACCAAGTCGTTCGGCGCCATCGGCGGCTTCGGCGACCTGGGCAAGGACGGTTTCAATGCGTACTTCGCCATCGACCACCAGGAGAAATCGGCGCTGATGCAGGGCGATCGTCCCGAACAGCACGACCCGGACACCCTGCGTTCCCTGGGCCTGGGCCTGCTGCCGGAAGGCCGCAACTCGAACCCGCTGGCCAACTTCGGTTTCACCCGCGCCTCGAACTCGAACTACAATCCAAACTACGCCACCGGCTGTAATTCGCCGGCCTCGCTGCCAACCCTGGGGGCGCAAAGTACCGCCGCCACCCCGACCTATGCGCCTGGTTGCTACCGCAATCCGCTGTACTTCAACGCGGTCACCGACGGCAGCAAAATCACCACCATGTCCGGTCGCCTGAGCTTCAACCTGTCCGGCGGTCACAAGATCGACATGGACGTGCTGAACTCCGAGTTCACGGTACAGAAATTCCGTGGCATGCAGACCCCGGCCGCGACCAATCCGTTCACCACCTACTCGATGCCATCGACCAGCCGCTTCTACCCGGGCAACGGCATCACTCCGGCGGTGCGCGTAGTGGGCACCAATGGCGCGACCAGCACGCCAACCATGTACATCGACGCGACCAAGACCCCTGGCACGCCGGTCAACCTGAACATGGCCAACCGTCCGATCTACTTCCAGTGGGGGCCGGCGGAACTCGGTTCGGCCTACCGCAACGACAAGCAGACCAACAAGCGCCTGGTGCTCACCGCCGAAGGCGAAGTGCTGGGCTGGGACTACCGCGCGGGCGCCAACTACGGCGTGGCAGAGCGTAACACCATGGTCGGCGACGGCTACATCCTGTACTCGAAAGCGCAGGACGGCATCAACCGCGGCATCCTCAACCCGTTCGGACCGCAGGACGAAGCCGGCACCGCTTACCTGAAGAGCATCGTCGCCAAGGATTACACGTACCGCCTGAACAAGGCCTACAACAAGAGCATCGACCTGACCCTGTCCAAGGGACTGTTCAAGCTCGGTGGCGGCGACCTGACGCTGGCCGTTTCCGGCGAGCTGCGTGAAGACAGCGCCCGCACGTTCAATGCGCCGCTCGACTACGTGTACAAGAAGGCCGACGGCAGCTACAACATCGATGCGGCCGGCAATGTGCTGCAAAGCGACCTGGTCGGCGAGCTGCCGCAAGGCGTGGCCAAAAAACTCAAGCGCAAGATCTCGTCGATCCTGGCCGAAGTCGATGCGCCGATCACCGACACGTTCCTGCTGAACGCCGCCGTGCGCGCAGACAAGTACGACGATCTCGATCAGACTACGGTCAATCCGAAACTGGCCGCGCGCTGGCAGCCATATCAGCCGCTGGTACTGCGTGGTTCGGTATCGACCGGTTTCCGGGCGCCGTCGATCATGGACATCCAGAACCCGACCGCCGAAGTGCGTACCCAGCAGATGGACGATCCGGTCCTGTGCCCGAGCGCGCAACCAACCGTGGCCGGCAGCGGCACACCGGTGGCCGGC
This is a stretch of genomic DNA from Duganella zoogloeoides. It encodes these proteins:
- a CDS encoding TerC family protein translates to MEWLFDPNIWVGLFALIVLEIVLGIDNLIFIAILADKLAPEQRDKARLIGLSLAMIMRLGLLSVMSWLVTLTEPLFHIASQPFSGRDLILLLGGLFLLFKATTELHERVEGKVHVHTGNREYASFGAVVAQIVVLDAVFSLDAVITAVGMVEQLGVMMAAVVISMAVMVLASKPLTRFVNAHPTVVVLCLSFLLMVGLSLIAEGLGFHIPKGYLYAAIGFSVVIEFLNQLARRNFLRKDEHMPLRDRTADTVLRLLGSKKRATAGEEPEQTSDTVELPAFEEQERNMVSGVLSLSQRSIRSVMTNRSDISWIDLDQDSATIQGQLLETPHSFFPVSRGQLDNVVGIVRAKDLVACLAAGQEITDEYVRAPIIMPEAGGVLKVMETLKRSRQLVLIADEYGTIVGLVTPIDILEAIAGEFPDEDEQPEVQVEGPGRWRVAGSADLHHLQQVLETDALVSETDDYASLGGFMLEQFGALPELGQAIEVDGLRFEVAELLERRIATVLISRVEPQGDNV
- the paoC gene encoding aldehyde oxidoreductase molybdenum-binding subunit PaoC, which translates into the protein MKFTTPATINPIDQLKVVGKPLDRIDGPMKTTGTAPYAYEQHAVAPNAAYGYVVGSSIAKGKITAIDLAAARKSPGVLAIVTYENAGKLGKGKMNTAHLLAGPDVEHYHQAVAVVVADTWEQARAAAQLVQVKYAESAGAYDLAKVKDTAKPHKDKENADTKVGDFDGAFKAAPVKIDLTYTTPDQSHAMMEPHASIAKWDGDKVTIWTSNQMIAWGQGDVAKTLGLSKDQVRLVSPYIGGGFGGKLFVRCEAVLAALGAKAAGRPVKLTLPRPFMFNNTTHRPATIQRLRIGASREGKITAIGHESWSGDLPEGQPETATAQTKLLYAGANRMTKMRLAVLNLPEGNAMRAPGEAPGLMALEVAIDELAEKLKMDPVRFRIINDITHDPAKRERKFSQRRFVECMRVGSERFGWDKRNALPGQVRDGRWLIGYGVASAFRNNIVMKSGARVKLDSKGIVTVETDMTDIGTGSYTIIAQTAAEMMGVTIDKVVVKLGDSDFPVSAGSGGQWGGNSSTAGVYAACVKLREAVAQKLGLPADAEFADGSVRGGGKTATLAKAAEGGDIMAEDSIEFGDLDKKFQQSTFGAHFVEVGVDADTGETRIRRMLAVCAAGRILNPKSARSQVIGAMTMGAGAALMEDLVVDHRRGFFVNHDLAGYEVPVHADIPHQDVIFLDETDPMSSPMKAKGVGELGICGVGAAIANAIYNATGVRVREYPITLDKLIDKLPQQA
- a CDS encoding beta-galactosidase; translated protein: MLTIPPRFSGRRAPASRPRLKLLHTGLTALGGMSLALSCMAQELGIPQASDANRPANAATSAASANNAAANAQAFVLTSVNLASNNALSVFSSTDGVTFTSLASEAFQPDQQSSNATLRDPAIVRHSDGYYYVVYATGSALALTRSRDLKRWQFVRDLPGIAGTPRWLRDKDGALKLVVASSTGTVQLLTANADLSQWSAPVTLAGLPAASDAVVVATDDGYAALVRDDQTGLLELATSTTLAGQWTVAPRGGRESWGRTAGGQSLVKLANGHWRAYFTDAVLGKLWYADSSDGLRTWTRQQELGGVSGLLGKTAVLAEDGKQFAAATKTKGQPKKISWDEHSMLVDGKRIVVWSGEIHPFRLPNPSLWRDVIQKMKALGFNGVAFYFDWGYHSSAPGVYDFSNVRNVERALEIAEEEGMYVIARTGPYVNAELTGGGYPGWMFRNRAEARTDDPVYLAAVDEWMTQINAIIARHQATTGGGNVIAYQLENELGKVEPKHVRQMEHLAKKARADGLSVPFFHNSAGRLPDWTPKNSTAPWANPGPTDMYAFDGYPGGTCNVFASPAGPNKAPDWGIYGKNSPKIGSLSSPKTPGFAAELGGGWFDYWGSNGTYNCTAERQGTGYQRVFYGTNLINRITIHNVYMTFGGTSWGWLAGPVVYTSYDYGAPISEDRGLRAKALSLKQQGMFVQAAEQALVKMDKGPEIATSSPKAKVYHNINPDLGTHVLFAVHSPSDLTTDDSFTFDLATADGKYQVPLRLNGQDAKMLLANYKLGRQHLVYSTSEIQTHFANGERDIALLHGRDGEAGETVLRFQGEPKVEVLAGQVTARFDAATGDLKLTYTHDGLARVRITGGGRAPLLLLLADNKHSLQFWSQNTPAGTVLQLTPAMVRTATLADGKLALTGDTAAASELTVWGPAFTSASFNGDNLALAPQPDGSIKAGTLAGPAAVKLPDLATLPWSRRMDSLEAQPGFDDSKWTHVDNRASAAQTWTMPERGQPTLAMSDYGFHHGDVWYRGRVNIVDPKTNQLELFYGAGGAGMVQVWVDGKFIGQDEMDVGRSFPETTDSVKLSLGDKLTKGEHVIAVMVRNNSHNWNLMADDYHREARGLIAASLTKRGGQRFGVPITWRIQGNLGGEQIADVVRGPMNNGGLYGERAGWYRPLWEQQDSKIGWAAAKPTAAPPAAGTYWLRTSFDLDLPKDHDVQLGLAFGDTTTPRSERENRVLIFVNGWNMGQFIAHIGPQRVFVLPPGILNPNGQNTIALAVTTDGKAANALEPVKLVNLRTVRGGVKLEIMPGSNAPAK
- a CDS encoding glycoside hydrolase family 28 protein, giving the protein MLPTSPSRRKAVLAGLGLPLFAGCASIAAGGHPQQRITIKAPFAMPVIAVPDFAASKRFPITDFGADPASQSATSSAITRAIAAAHASGSGVVVVPPGVWPTAKIHLKSNVNLHVEKGATLLFSERPEDYLPAVLSSWEGLECYNYSPLVYAFECENVAITGQGKLQAKLDIWRVWYARPKPHMDALVALYHQAAKGVPVSERQMTGGAANLRPQFVQFNRCRHVLIEDISIEDSPFWVVHPLLCKDVVIRRVNIRAHGHNNDGVDPEMTQSVLIEDCVFDQGDDAISVKSGRDQDAWRLGVPSRNIVMRNCRIKNGHQLIAIGSELSAGIENVYVDNCHFDHADSRVASTINNLLFVKTNERRGGYVRNIYVNNVSATRIAGGVLSVETDVLYQWRNLVPTYERRLTPIEGLHVSNVTVGEARFVCHIKAEREMPVKNVTLSKIQVKKVGDTHILTENVHGFINQG